One Aegilops tauschii subsp. strangulata cultivar AL8/78 chromosome 2, Aet v6.0, whole genome shotgun sequence genomic window, TTACATTGGTTAGTGTTATATTTGAAGAAGGAAAAATAAGGTAACTAGGCACAACAAGAGAGTAGTCCAGCTGATCAGCGCGCTTGTGCTAAGCTAGTAGTTGCTGGCCGGGTTTGAATCTTGCCAGGCACTCTTTTTTAAAGGGTTTTACAGAAAAGGGAAAACTGGAAATTGTGCCGGCCCAGGCcggagggtgtgtgtgtgcggGCTGTAGGTGCACAAACTGCGTATCGGAGGCGACGTATTTTCAGAAAAGAGCATCCTACCTTTTATTATGAAGGGGTATGTAGAGATCTTCTTCATTGATGTGTTTAAAGGAGTTGTACAGCAGAAGTGGCATGAGGTCGCCGCGTGAGACATACGATGGCAAGAAACGACCTCACCGCCAACCGTGAGCTACCATCGAAGCCCTTGCAGCCCACAGTCGAGAAGCAGGTGTCGGGTTCAGCGAGCCCGCGGACACCGCGCCTCTGTGAACACCGACACTTGTCGTCAGACTACAAGCCGACCCAAATCTCCCGGGGAATGTGACGAAGGTGATCTATAGGACAGTGGAGCTCCAAGATGACGTGTCTCCAAGTCAAGAGAACGGCTGGATATATAACATTAAGCAACTTGGCCGCCAGAAACGCCAAACTAAAGAAACATTATATAGAGCCGGCTTGATGGAAGAAAACAATCCGATTGAAGCATGTGCAACGATTACAGACTGCAATATTTCGCACAACAACATAATCCGACATACATGGTCCACcatgtggtggtggtgggtgtctaAACTGTAAATACATATTGTGGTACATGAGCTTACAAGCCAAATGGCAGTGACAACCGCATCAAACTGAGGTAGAGTCAGTTAAGACGCTAGTGTTGTGTGCATGCACACTCTAATACAAACACGTAGTTCATATAGTGGAATTATTATATATTGTAGCTTATAGAAATACAAatacatactccctccgtaacTTAATACAAGACGTTTTTTAACACTGTCATGGTTACAAAAAATGTCTTATATTGAGTCACTGAGGGAATAGCTCCCAAAAGCCGGCAGGCGTGTGGATCAGTTGGTGGAAGCAACCCTGAGAAAATCTAGCTCCAGCAGGTAACCATCGCCGTAATGCGCCTTCCCAACAAGATTCATGCCTCCGTCGTCCTTGTAGATGCGGCACCCGTAAGGACCAAGGGCGATGGTGTAGCCAAGTTCTGCGAGCTGGCCAGTGGAGACGAGGTTCGCGTCAAGCCCAGGGATGTAGAGAACATCTTGCAGAATTATGTTGGTGGTGTTCACCGAACCACGGCCATGGACTGCCATACAGCCCATACTAGGCGTATCGATAACTTGATCGCCAGAGGCAGCAGGGGTGTAGTCGACCAAATGGTTGAGGTAACCTGTCATATGTTGCGGAGCAGCAGATGCCACGTGCCAGGTTTGCGCGGGCGGCTCGTCTGGAGTCAATAAGCTCAACTTGTCCGCAGATATAGGGTCAGATCTGTAATTCATAGCAGCCCAAAGAGTTATTATATAGATGGACAAGATTGAGATCTTAACTCGAAGAGAGAAGAGCAGCGTGAGAGATCAATTTTAAGCAGTATTGCACAGGATTTCTCAGAATTTGTTAAATTGAGTGAATCAAACATAGCCATCTCAGATTCAACAATAATAAGCATCAAAGTGCGAAATGCGTGTGGCTCAGATGGTTAGGTTTTGTGTGGTGGAACCAACCTACTAGGGTTCAAGTCCTAGACTTGGCATTGGTGCCCGCATTTTCCTAAATTTATTTCAGCATTTTCGGCGATATTCATTCAATACGAGATACGTTCCTgtttaaaagaaaaagaaaagaaaggaacAGTTGAATCTGAGATGCAGCAAAACTAGAGACTTGCTTCCTATAGCTGTCCGCTATTGTTGCCGTTGTTCACCTGCCTGATGCCGCCGAACATTGTCCACATACCCGCCGCCGCCATCAGAATGGTCTAACCGGGTTCTTCACCCGCTCACATGGTGTGGCTACATGCTCTCGATGCCTCATAGCTTGGTCGCAACCAGACCCAAGTTTCACTAGTGACTACCCCTTCCTTTTATCTTAATTTTTCCCCCAGTGATTAGTGACTTCATGCCAAGGTTTACTTTCTCAATATCTTTTTCTTCGTCAAGTCAAAGAGTCTATAAATAGCTTTACAGAAGTTCGTCAGCAAATTCGAAACTAAACACACAGAAAATGATTAAAAACTAGAGACTTGCTTTCTACAGTAATAAACAGAGACCCCAAATTTGGTTGTGTGCATCATGATGATGCAAAGGCAGGGATTatccccttttcgaaaaaaataaGTACAAACCCTAAAACCCATAAACCCTAAAGGATTGCGATATCCGCTCGAGAAACTACATGCAATCTACCCTGACATAGAATGAATTAGCTATCACATGCGGAGAAGGGAAAACCGGAGGATCCAGTACATAAGCTGAAGTTGGAGGTGGTAGTTGCCCCGTCCCAAAGACCTCAACTGGTCAAGAGTGTGTTAGTTAGGGTGATTGGGTGAAGGCACTTCGTTGACAGGGCGGAACCAAAGCCTCATACCGTTGAATCGGAAGATTTAATTTCAGCACTACACAACCTGGTAATTGTGAGATCTCGCAACTTAACGGGATCCAACTACCACATGGTGTTCATGCTATGTTCAATTGGAATAGGGCATGGCgagctaagagcatctccagccgttggccccccagggggcgcctaaaatcgccgcctgggggtGACCCGGCGCAAAAATGGGCCGGGGGCGAGTTGGTCCCCAGCCGCCGCCCCCCGGGCCGCCCCCAGGCGcgttcaaaaaataaaaatatatagcAAATTTAGGCAAAGTTCGGCGAAGTTCGGCTAAACACGACAAATTTCGGCAAACTTGGGCATATATTAGACATGTTCACGGATTTTCATTACATACATAGCGAATATATAAACTAATCTAAAAAAACTAGCTGAACGCCGAgtagtcgccgtcgtcgccgccatcgtcgGCCTTCTCCTCCTTGACGCGGGCGCCCCTGCTGGACCCCTCCCCGGCGTCGCCATGGCGgactggtggcggcggcggcgcgtcgtcgtcgtcgctgtcgtcgaTGACGACTCCTCCTTCGTCGCGGCCTCGGCGGTGCTGCGCGAAGCGCCGCAGGGCGGCGCACTGGTGCTCCCTCGCCATCTTCAGGGAGTCCTGGCGTGCCCATTCAAGGGCCGCGTCGTCGTCGAGCCCGACCTCGCCGTGCTTCGTTTTCACGGCGGGGAGACCCGGCTCCGTCTTCACCGGcgcgagccccggctccgtctttggcttgacgaagcgcgtaggaggagccgacgaggaggcgcgccagccgccctcgttgatgacgatgccggcgctgcgagtgcgccggccgagcggcgtctccgccgcgggctcggccttgacgccgagCAGCGTCGGAGTGCCGGAGGAGTGGGGGGAAgagcgcgaggaggaagaagaggaggaggagccgaacCTCCTTGGCGCCCATTGCCCGTCGCGTCGGCGGTGCGCCGGGGCGGCCGCCCTCGCCGGGGGGTACGCCAACGGCGGgttgttgccgccctcgaggtgcGTCAGCACGCCCTCAAGTGTGCGGCCGGGGGCGCCCCTCGCTGTTCTTCACGCCGCCGACCACCGGCGCACCGTTGGTGGACGCCAGTTGCTGCTGCTGACGGCGCTCGAAGTACGCCGCCCAAGCCgcgtggttgtcggcggcgtactgGGGGAGGGAGAGTTGGGCGTCGGTGAGGGAGGCGCACACGACCTCGACCTCGTCAGCGAAGTAGGAGGGTTTGGCCACGGCATCAGGCAACGGGGGAATGGGCACTCCCCCGTTGCTGAGCCTCCAGCCCGTCGGCCCGGCGCGCATGTCCAGCGGCGCCGGGATGTTCGCCTGGAACAGGAGCCAGGACTCCTGTTCGCGGAgcgagcggcggccgaagccgttggccgccgcctcGTCTCCGAGGAAACGCTCGGCCGTCAGGAAAGGGGAGGGAGATGGAGGGGCTGGGCGGCGGCTCACGGGAGAGGGAGGGCTGGGGgagagctcggcggcggcgctcgggagagGTAGCGCTCATCAGAGGCGAGCGAGGCCATATATAGCCGCACCGCGCCCGTGTGTACGCGTCCGAGGGAGGGGAGGCGTCGGCGCGCCGTCCCGTgacgcgccgcccgtgaggaatcaatgccaaagctgaccggcggcagccttgccattgattccccgcgggaaaccgaggcgtTGGAGAAGACGAGGCGGTGTCGCTGACGCGGCTGGCCCGCGGCTCTTTCGCGCCAAAAACGATTCGCTCGGcgccccagcgcgccgggttcgggttgggtccgccggcgccaatttcggcccgagccggcgaaaaCTGGGCCCTTGgggcgactgggccgattttttgGCGCCGGCGGCCGAAAAGTCGCCTGGGGGgccttgttgggggcgcggctggagatgctctaagtttCATTCATGGGAACAACACTTTACTAATGATATTTCCTAATAAAGCTAAACCAGTGGAGTTGAACAATTTAAAGCCTTTTTCCTTGCTAAGGATTGGGGCGGTAATTGCAATGGATTTTGGGAATCCAACCAACAATGCTAAAGGTAAATTGCGTAATGTGTTTGGCTCATATGATTAGGGTACTTGATTCTTTGAGATATTACCTTTGATCTTATGAAATTTGGGTCTGATTTGGGGCTTGTAGTTGATATTGATGTGAAAAACATGAACCCTAGCGAGGAAATCAGATTCAAAGTGGGGGTTAGAGATCTACATAGGATTCATGTGGGTACGGATATTACAACCGAGGAGTTACTGCTATATGATATTGGTTTTGCTATTGAGTCTGTTGCTGAGCAGGGATGGTATAAGAATGAAGAGGGTAACAATAGGAAAACCTTTGATTCCATCAATGTTGAGAGCTTGGAAGGAATTAATAAAGATGAAGTTAGGGGGGAAAAGAGGAAAAATGTCTGAGATTAATGTTGCAAATATGACCTTGGGGAGTATGTCTTTGAAACAGTATGAAGAGGTGTTAAAAGGACAGGAGCAGGTCAATATGTTAACCGGAGGAAGCCACTATGTAAATGCGGGTGAGACTGAGACATCAAACAGTAAGAATGCCAATGAGGATTTACTTATTAGGTTACAAATTGTTGAAGAAACTACTGGTAGACATGCATCACAGTTAGTCATTGAGGAAAGGGGGAGGAAACATATGGAAATTCAGAAGAAAAAAGGTCTAGATAAAGAGGTCAAAAGACAACATGAATTGCTACAACATAACATGCTTGAAGGTATGGGAACTCAGAATGCTATTAAGGATCTGGAAGAAGTGGATGGGGCTCCGAAGAGGAGGAAAAAGATGTTCATGACAATAATAATGATCATGATAGTGAGTATTTGGAGGAGATGCTCCAGATTGAAATATAAACAATTATGGTAAGCCACTTTTCGCCTACTGTTGTGACATTTTCTAATCCCAGCTTGTCCAATATGGCTTCCTGTGTGGATCAATTTGGGCTGTTCTCTTGACATGGTTAATTAATAATATTAATCACTTTAAAATATGTTGAGCAAGCTAGACTTGATCTTGCGATGCAAGCTAGCGTGCAATCACGTGAGCCTCATGTTGAGGAGTCGCAAAGAACATTTTTGTGGTTGAATTATTTAATAAGGGGCTTGATCAGGTTCAATATCGTAGGACTTTTTGGGATGAATCTTTGGATTTATGGGAACATGTAAAAGAAGCTTGGGAACATTTTGAACTTACGGATCAGAGGGACACCATTCAATGGACACTAATCAGAAGTGGTGTTTACCAAGTTAAATCTTACTATAGAAACTTGATTGAGAATGGGGAAGCTGTCACAGGGACGGGGATGGGGGTCCAATACTAGCCCGGGTAATCCTATTGCCACCTCGACTTGTCGTGGCTGATGTTATGGAGGTAACATCTAAATTGTTGCCTAGACTAAAGTTGAATGTTATTCTCATGCTCTTAGCGGCTCTGATGTGTAGTTACCCATATCATGATGTAGTGTTCAGGGGCTCTTTCTTTAGATGTCCCCTTGGGAGGCAGGAGTCGCTTTTGCTCCTATTGCTTCTCTGTGATCTGGTGTAGTTTGGGTGCTTGCTTACCCATGTTGTACAGATCATGCATCGTCTGTCTAGTTCGCCTTTTAGTTTGCTTCGTAGTAGTAGCTTTTAAGACATTACCGTTTTAGTTAAATGAAACCAGAGGGGCCACTATCTTTATAAAAAAAATACATttccctgatattttccaagatTTTTGTGCATTGACTTAGGATGAAGAAGATGTTGTTTATTTGGGATGGGAGACATAGATGAAGAAGGTACCTGGAGACAAGTCCTCTGATCTTGCGACATGTGTTCTGTCGTTTCTGATCTCGAGCCCTCTGTGCCAAGCATCGTCGTCTTGGTGCCACCCTACGACCCTTGCTCCGTCTAATCCTCCTAAGGCGGCGGCGTGTGTCCTTTATTTCAGTCTCACCAAGATCACCTGCTGCTAAACTCATGAGAAGGCATGCTATAGAAAGAGGATCGACTGAAGGTTGGTCGATGTTTCGCTGTTCAGCGAGGTCGTCGACGATGCACCACAAGATGTCCATGTCGATCCTTTTTTTCCTTGCATAGGAGAACAAGAGCAAAGTTTGTGACTGAATGAATATCTGAATAATCAAGTTAGCAAGCCAACCTAAATCCATTACACTTTGCATCGGCAGAATTTGATGATATGTCCTAAACGTGCCAAAATCTCTTTGATTCGAAAGTTTCTGAACCGCTCTTAACTTAGGGTGTAAGATCAAACTACTTAGCTTTCTCCACAGACTGAAATGCCATACCTGGTAGCTTTTTGATTGTCGATGCCCAGCATGAAATCAATTGTAACCTTTATTTTCCTTCTGATACTTGTTAGGTCTGAGGCAAAGGACTGGCTGACTCGATTAAATATGCGACGTGGTAGTGTGTCGGTGTCAAATTCCCAGACATGCCTCACGAGGGTTGTCTTGCCAACTCCTCCAATCCCAATGAGGGGCAATATGGAAAAGGGTTGATGCATTCTGCAGGCATCAAATCGTGAAAATGCGTCAAATGTGCATACATATATATTTTGGTTTTATTTAATAGTCCTCTTTCAATCAAAATAAAGAAGAATTGAACTATTCTCAACTTCCTTATGTTGTCTGTCGAGAAATGTTTGGTTCCTACATTTCAGTATTTACATACGCGTAAACAAAAAAGAACAATTGTATTCCTAAATTATAGACACATAAATGTCTAGGCTTCACTGTGGCAATGGTACACAATCAAATTGATGCTTTTCTGACTCAGCGTAATTATTATTTGTTGCAAACATTCAATACTATGCGTAGCTCAAATTCTCATGTTTCTTCCTCCCCATACTATGTTTCTACAAGGCTATTAG contains:
- the LOC141041886 gene encoding uncharacterized protein, whose amino-acid sequence is MNYRSDPISADKLSLLTPDEPPAQTWHVASAAPQHMTGYLNHLVDYTPAASGDQVIDTPSMGCMAVHGRGSVNTTNIILQDVLYIPGLDANLVSTGQLAELGYTIALGPYGCRIYKDDGGMNLVGKAHYGDGYLLELDFLRVASTN